One window of Enterobacter sp. RHBSTW-00175 genomic DNA carries:
- a CDS encoding recombinase family protein — MAIFGYGRVSTAQQDTENQRLELEQAGWTFDFWFADIVSGKAQAIQRKAFAEMLGKIRTGETLVVAKLDRLGRDAIDVLQTVRLLSDRGIKVIVHQLGTTDLTSAAGKLLLSMLAAVAEMERDLLIERTQAGLSRAKAEGKKLGRPSKIAPEARRAIIEKKSSGISVSALAREYGVSRATIAALL, encoded by the coding sequence ATGGCGATTTTTGGCTACGGGCGTGTCTCTACCGCTCAGCAAGATACGGAGAACCAGAGGTTGGAGCTTGAGCAAGCTGGTTGGACGTTTGACTTTTGGTTTGCCGATATTGTTAGCGGGAAAGCTCAGGCAATTCAGCGTAAGGCGTTTGCTGAAATGCTTGGCAAAATTCGAACCGGTGAAACGCTGGTAGTGGCAAAACTCGACCGTTTGGGGCGTGATGCTATCGACGTGCTCCAGACAGTCCGATTGTTATCTGATCGCGGCATCAAGGTGATCGTCCACCAGCTTGGAACAACTGACCTCACTTCTGCTGCCGGTAAGCTTCTATTGTCGATGTTGGCAGCGGTTGCGGAGATGGAGCGTGATCTACTGATTGAACGCACTCAGGCGGGTTTGTCGCGAGCAAAAGCCGAAGGCAAGAAATTGGGTAGACCTTCTAAAATCGCACCAGAAGCCCGTAGAGCGATTATAGAGAAAAAGAGTAGCGGAATCAGTGTCAGTGCGTTAGCGCGTGAATACGGCGTTTCCAGAGCAACTATAGCCGCGTTGCTTTAA
- a CDS encoding recombinase family protein, with translation MAVLTFRPQGLSQRKIANALNHLGITTPHGGTWRLSQVHGIISRLEENVKEETQFKMLSVALNEFFT, from the coding sequence ATAGCGGTTCTAACTTTCAGACCGCAGGGCTTATCTCAGAGAAAGATTGCCAATGCACTTAATCATTTGGGCATAACTACGCCTCATGGTGGAACTTGGCGATTGTCTCAGGTTCATGGAATAATCAGTAGGTTAGAAGAAAATGTGAAAGAAGAGACTCAGTTTAAAATGCTTTCGGTTGCGTTAAATGAATTCTTCACTTAA
- a CDS encoding AAA family ATPase yields the protein MASPSLEDSDYEELLELIKIENKILPSDKLESLPLNKDHIPVSAVNDQVIKIKELSSLVHVNRIAPDQKIAFCDNGITIIYGMNGAGKSGYGRVLKHACRARDKGGAILPNVNLPGYSSNIPNGKFKISLNGKEHDLQWSYNSSSPELLSSISVFDTLCASSYLKEGEAAYLPRGLDILEEFANIIIPKLAGKVLAEAKAIDVNKEITQIFTDGTSVSDICKVLDHKTDVVKLRDLATLSDSELSRDKELDRVLAEKNPEEKYKELLRSVSHIKELCVRINNQSKFINNAAMTKLKSLIEGVTNAEKALNESAQKLAAGDDLLPNTGEGIWRDLFLSAKKYSLSCAYPGHDFPSVGRDAKCVLCQQPISEATDRMLRFNEFINDDISKLLDERKSSLKTAREKIYTATLDFSFNAAIHIEIGNEHSELIERVNKYQEDIINTKIAMLSMIDSKNFANIEFDYNPISELRLLAASKLREARLYKQASKKRKIDALIKESKELKARIMLAEKLEGLISLVGRLKLYNTLNSISFSALSKKVSDKSKLFANSIISNALKKDLDEEFSKLGVSHIKTVLKPRVSKGKVFYSLLLDIPVSNKVDLILSEGEQRAVSLASFLAELKLANHSCGIIFDDPVSSLDHHRRRRVATRLVEEAKNRQVIILTHDIAFLSELIFATEKNNVDSLIHHLQWTGDFSGCVYDGLPWDKVSYKTRVEKLKQESRQLDPWPVYPSAEQDNSMRRLYSRMRSTVEKMVEDVIFAGIVVRFSEIIGVGNLHKLSGLERECCIAISELWSKCHRITDAHDQPAYKQTALPSPDEFRADLELILDLAKKAAATQIKK from the coding sequence TTGGCTTCTCCCTCATTGGAGGATAGTGATTATGAAGAATTATTGGAATTGATAAAGATTGAAAATAAAATATTGCCCTCCGATAAATTAGAATCTCTCCCCTTAAATAAGGATCATATTCCGGTTTCAGCGGTTAATGATCAAGTCATTAAGATTAAAGAACTAAGTAGTCTTGTTCACGTGAACAGGATTGCGCCTGACCAAAAAATTGCATTCTGTGATAATGGGATTACCATCATTTATGGTATGAATGGTGCGGGAAAATCAGGATACGGGCGAGTTCTCAAGCATGCATGTAGAGCACGAGATAAAGGTGGTGCGATACTCCCTAATGTAAACCTGCCTGGCTATTCATCCAATATACCTAACGGGAAATTTAAAATTTCTCTGAATGGGAAAGAACACGATTTACAATGGTCTTATAATTCATCATCCCCAGAATTGTTGTCCTCAATTAGTGTTTTTGATACTCTTTGTGCATCATCATATCTGAAAGAAGGCGAGGCTGCTTATTTACCTCGCGGTCTCGATATTCTTGAAGAATTTGCAAATATAATAATTCCTAAATTAGCAGGGAAAGTTTTAGCCGAAGCTAAGGCTATAGATGTGAATAAAGAGATAACTCAAATTTTTACAGATGGCACTAGTGTATCTGATATATGTAAAGTATTGGACCATAAAACAGATGTCGTAAAATTAAGAGATTTAGCCACTTTAAGTGATTCCGAGCTAAGTAGAGATAAAGAGCTAGATAGAGTTCTGGCAGAAAAAAATCCTGAGGAAAAGTATAAAGAATTACTAAGAAGTGTATCGCACATAAAAGAGCTTTGCGTTAGGATCAATAATCAAAGTAAGTTTATAAATAACGCGGCCATGACAAAGCTTAAGTCGTTGATCGAAGGCGTTACTAATGCAGAAAAGGCATTAAATGAGTCAGCGCAAAAACTTGCGGCCGGAGATGATTTATTGCCTAACACTGGTGAAGGTATCTGGAGAGATTTGTTTCTGTCTGCCAAAAAATACTCGCTCAGTTGTGCTTACCCAGGCCATGATTTTCCCTCCGTTGGTCGTGATGCAAAATGCGTTTTATGCCAGCAACCTATATCCGAAGCAACTGACAGAATGTTACGCTTCAATGAGTTTATTAATGATGATATATCTAAATTATTAGATGAAAGGAAATCTTCTCTAAAAACAGCTAGAGAAAAAATATATACTGCTACCCTTGATTTTAGTTTTAATGCTGCAATACATATTGAAATTGGCAATGAGCATAGCGAATTAATTGAAAGAGTTAATAAGTATCAAGAAGATATTATCAATACAAAGATTGCGATGCTTTCAATGATTGATAGTAAGAACTTCGCGAATATCGAATTTGATTATAATCCAATTTCAGAGCTAAGACTTCTGGCTGCTAGCAAGTTACGTGAAGCAAGGTTATATAAGCAAGCATCCAAAAAAAGAAAGATTGACGCTCTAATAAAGGAAAGTAAAGAACTCAAAGCACGAATTATGCTTGCGGAAAAATTAGAAGGCTTAATTTCTTTAGTTGGTAGGTTGAAATTATATAACACTCTTAACTCAATTAGCTTTTCAGCATTATCAAAAAAAGTATCAGATAAATCTAAGTTGTTTGCAAATTCAATAATAAGTAATGCTTTAAAAAAAGATTTGGATGAAGAATTTTCTAAATTGGGTGTTTCTCATATAAAAACAGTTCTCAAACCAAGAGTTTCTAAGGGGAAGGTTTTTTATAGTTTGCTTTTGGATATACCTGTCTCAAATAAGGTGGATTTAATTTTGAGTGAAGGGGAACAGAGGGCTGTATCGTTAGCATCTTTTTTAGCTGAATTAAAACTTGCCAACCATTCATGTGGGATCATTTTTGATGATCCAGTATCTTCTCTTGATCATCATAGAAGAAGACGGGTAGCAACAAGATTGGTTGAAGAAGCAAAAAATCGGCAGGTAATAATCCTCACGCATGATATCGCTTTTTTGAGCGAGTTAATATTTGCTACCGAGAAAAATAATGTCGATAGCTTAATACATCACCTGCAATGGACTGGGGATTTTTCAGGCTGCGTTTATGATGGTTTACCTTGGGACAAGGTCAGCTATAAAACCAGAGTTGAAAAGTTAAAACAAGAATCTCGGCAATTAGATCCTTGGCCTGTATATCCCAGTGCTGAGCAAGACAACTCGATGCGAAGATTATATAGCCGTATGAGATCAACGGTTGAGAAAATGGTTGAAGATGTGATATTCGCTGGGATTGTGGTTAGATTCAGTGAAATTATAGGCGTTGGCAATTTACATAAATTAAGTGGGCTTGAGCGAGAATGTTGTATTGCGATTTCTGAACTCTGGTCAAAATGCCATCGTATTACTGATGCTCATGATCAACCTGCATACAAACAGACAGCGTTACCAAGCCCTGATGAATTTCGGGCAGATTTAGAGCTTATTTTAGATTTAGCAAAAAAAGCAGCAGCGACTCAGATTAAAAAATAG
- a CDS encoding membrane protein encodes MAGSGFLLPMVAGVALSCVSYGFVARIVSKHQISTLRAVSWGILGTLSLVLGVCAFSAVSAEHPAAKHKTLCLGSAPECYAKAHHNPVKECKQVMDKKAAFRHVWQESEARPVFDTYLWHNEQKKTIQAFGQQAKAINSMNMLIPLQYFCVFNANTGEVIAASFE; translated from the coding sequence ATGGCGGGATCAGGTTTTTTATTACCAATGGTGGCGGGTGTCGCGCTTAGTTGCGTCAGCTATGGATTTGTTGCTCGCATTGTTTCAAAACATCAGATCAGCACGCTACGCGCAGTTTCATGGGGAATTCTTGGAACCCTCTCATTGGTGCTAGGCGTATGTGCATTTTCCGCTGTAAGCGCAGAACACCCGGCAGCGAAACACAAGACCTTGTGCTTAGGTAGCGCCCCGGAATGCTATGCAAAAGCGCACCACAACCCCGTCAAAGAGTGCAAGCAGGTAATGGACAAGAAAGCAGCGTTTCGCCATGTGTGGCAGGAAAGTGAAGCGCGGCCAGTTTTCGACACTTACCTTTGGCACAACGAGCAAAAGAAAACGATTCAAGCATTTGGACAACAGGCTAAGGCCATTAACAGCATGAATATGCTGATACCATTGCAATACTTTTGTGTTTTTAACGCCAACACTGGGGAAGTCATCGCGGCTTCATTTGAATGA
- a CDS encoding helix-turn-helix domain-containing protein, whose protein sequence is MKKTLRIQFGERVKELRIATGLSQEAFADRCGFARSYMSRIERGGSNASLDAIEVLANALSVEPWQLLASGSSEDNDPELLVPYAADGSCFHPGLASTRDGSFGVGDKAAQKRFGTFSEALEYLRSMETAKWRRPNASGNWGIVSAVRWDKLRK, encoded by the coding sequence ATGAAAAAGACCTTGAGAATACAGTTTGGCGAGCGGGTAAAAGAACTCCGCATAGCCACCGGATTGAGCCAGGAAGCCTTCGCTGATCGGTGTGGGTTTGCACGTAGCTATATGAGCAGAATTGAACGTGGTGGCTCTAATGCGTCTCTGGACGCGATTGAGGTGCTGGCTAACGCTTTGAGCGTTGAGCCGTGGCAGTTATTAGCGTCTGGCTCATCTGAAGATAACGACCCGGAACTGTTGGTTCCATACGCGGCCGATGGTTCCTGTTTTCACCCCGGTTTGGCGAGCACCCGTGATGGTTCGTTTGGTGTAGGTGATAAAGCGGCTCAGAAGCGTTTTGGCACCTTTTCCGAAGCGCTTGAGTATCTCCGTAGTATGGAGACGGCAAAATGGCGTAGGCCCAATGCCAGTGGCAACTGGGGCATTGTTTCGGCAGTGCGGTGGGACAAACTCAGAAAGTAG
- a CDS encoding integrase arm-type DNA-binding domain-containing protein, with protein MALSDVKVRSAKPEAKAYKLTDGDGMVLLVHPNGSKYWRLRYRFGGKEKMLALGKYPEVSLADARARRDEARKLLANGVDPSENKKAVKVEQEQEVITFEVVARDWHASNQKWSASHSARVLKSLEDNLFAAIGKRNIAELKTRDLLVPIKAVESSGRLEVAARLQQRTTAIMRFAVQSGLIDYNPAQEIAGAVATAKRKHRAALDLERIPELLHRIDHYSGRPLTRLTVELTLLVFIRSSELRFARWSEVDFETAMWTIPGEREPLEGVKHSQRGSKMRTPHLVPLSRQALTILEKIKSMNGNRELIFVGDHDPRKPMSENTVNKALRVMGYDTKTEVCGHGFRTMACSSLIESGLWSRDAVERQMSHQERSSVRAAYIHKAEHLGERRLMLQWWADYLDRNRESRVSPFDFGNHLFS; from the coding sequence ATGGCTCTGAGTGATGTGAAGGTTCGTTCGGCTAAGCCTGAAGCAAAAGCCTATAAGCTGACTGACGGCGACGGCATGGTTTTGCTGGTTCACCCTAACGGCTCAAAATACTGGCGGCTTCGTTATCGCTTTGGCGGTAAAGAGAAGATGCTGGCGCTGGGGAAATACCCAGAAGTGTCATTGGCGGATGCCCGGGCACGCCGGGATGAGGCCCGTAAGCTATTAGCGAATGGTGTCGATCCCAGTGAAAACAAGAAAGCCGTTAAGGTAGAGCAGGAACAAGAGGTGATAACGTTTGAAGTGGTAGCCAGAGACTGGCACGCCAGCAATCAGAAGTGGTCGGCATCGCATAGTGCTCGTGTATTGAAAAGCCTGGAAGATAATCTCTTTGCTGCTATCGGTAAGCGGAACATTGCAGAGCTTAAGACTCGGGATCTTCTTGTACCCATTAAAGCGGTGGAGTCATCCGGGCGTCTTGAAGTCGCCGCCCGTTTACAACAGCGAACTACCGCGATTATGCGCTTTGCTGTGCAGAGCGGTTTAATCGACTACAATCCTGCGCAAGAAATTGCCGGTGCGGTTGCTACGGCGAAAAGAAAGCACCGTGCGGCTCTGGATCTTGAACGTATTCCCGAATTACTTCACCGCATAGACCACTATTCTGGCAGACCCTTAACTCGATTGACTGTTGAACTCACTTTGTTGGTCTTCATCCGTTCAAGTGAGCTGCGTTTTGCCCGTTGGTCAGAAGTAGACTTTGAAACGGCCATGTGGACGATCCCCGGTGAGCGTGAGCCACTGGAAGGAGTCAAGCATTCTCAGCGCGGTTCGAAGATGCGGACCCCACATCTTGTTCCCTTGTCGCGGCAAGCCTTAACTATCCTGGAAAAGATTAAAAGCATGAATGGGAATCGAGAGCTGATCTTTGTTGGTGATCATGATCCGCGTAAACCCATGAGTGAGAACACGGTGAACAAGGCTTTGCGAGTGATGGGCTATGATACGAAAACGGAAGTCTGTGGGCATGGTTTCAGGACCATGGCTTGCAGTTCTCTGATTGAGTCAGGATTGTGGTCGAGGGATGCAGTGGAACGGCAGATGAGCCATCAGGAGCGTAGTTCTGTGCGTGCGGCATATATTCATAAAGCGGAACATCTTGGGGAGCGAAGGTTGATGTTACAGTGGTGGGCGGATTATCTGGATAGAAATCGTGAAAGTAGGGTTAGCCCATTCGACTTTGGTAACCATTTATTCAGTTAA
- a CDS encoding IS3 family transposase (programmed frameshift), producing MSGKRYPEEFKTEAVKQVVDRGYSVASVATRLDITTHSLYAWIKKYGPDSSTNKEQSDAQAEIRRLQKELKRVTDERDIFKKSRGVLRKAVRLRYAFIRDNSCCWPVRLLCRVLDVHPSGFYAWLQQPHSQRHQADLRLTGQIKQFWLESGCVYGYRKIHLDLRDSGQQCGVNRVWRLMKRVGIKAQVGYRSPRARKGEASIVSPNRLQRQFNPDAPDERWVTDITYIRTHEGWLYLAVVVDLFSRKIIGWSMQSRMTKDIVLNALLMAVWRRNPQKQVLVHSDQGSQYTSHEWQSFLKSHGLEGSMSRRGNCHDNAVAESFFQLLKRERIKKKIYGTREEARSDIFDYIEMFYNSKRRHGSSDQMSPTEYENQYYQRLGSV from the exons ATGAGCGGTAAGCGTTATCCCGAAGAGTTTAAAACTGAAGCAGTCAAACAGGTTGTTGATCGCGGTTATTCTGTTGCCAGCGTTGCAACACGTCTCGATATCACCACCCACAGCCTTTACGCCTGGATAAAGAAGTACGGTCCGGATTCTTCCACTAATAAAGAACAGTCAGATGCTCAGGCCGAGATCCGCCGTCTCCAGAAAGAGCTGAAACGGGTTACCGACGAACGGGACATAT TTAAAAAAAGCCGCGGCGTACTTCGCAAAGCTGTCCGACTGAGGTACGCCTTTATCCGTGACAACTCCTGTTGCTGGCCTGTTCGCCTGCTCTGTCGGGTGCTGGATGTTCATCCTAGTGGTTTTTACGCCTGGCTTCAGCAGCCGCATTCACAACGCCATCAGGCAGACCTGAGACTGACAGGACAGATTAAACAGTTCTGGCTGGAATCGGGATGCGTCTATGGTTATCGCAAAATCCATCTGGATCTGCGGGACAGCGGGCAACAGTGCGGAGTGAACCGGGTCTGGCGACTGATGAAACGTGTCGGGATAAAGGCTCAGGTCGGATACCGGAGCCCGCGGGCACGTAAAGGCGAGGCCAGTATCGTGTCGCCCAACAGGCTCCAGCGACAGTTCAATCCGGATGCTCCGGATGAGCGTTGGGTAACGGACATAACCTACATCAGGACCCACGAAGGCTGGCTGTATCTTGCCGTTGTTGTTGATCTGTTCTCACGCAAAATTATCGGCTGGTCCATGCAATCCCGGATGACAAAGGACATTGTCCTGAACGCACTGCTGATGGCTGTATGGCGGCGTAATCCCCAAAAACAGGTGCTGGTTCATTCGGATCAGGGCAGTCAGTACACAAGCCATGAGTGGCAGTCGTTCCTGAAATCACACGGCCTGGAGGGCAGCATGAGCCGTCGCGGTAACTGCCATGATAATGCGGTTGCAGAAAGCTTTTTCCAGTTGTTGAAACGCGAACGGATAAAGAAAAAGATCTACGGAACGCGGGAAGAAGCCCGCAGCGATATTTTTGATTACATCGAAATGTTTTATAACAGTAAGCGTCGGCATGGTTCTAGCGATCAGATGTCACCGACAGAATATGAAAACCAGTATTATCAACGGCTCGGAAGTGTCTAG
- a CDS encoding AlpA family transcriptional regulator, which produces MRYLWRFTGLTDKWFYKLIKDGLFPKPIKLGRSSRWRQSEVEDWLLQRIADSRSG; this is translated from the coding sequence ATGAGATATTTGTGGCGATTCACGGGGCTGACGGATAAGTGGTTCTACAAACTGATAAAAGATGGCCTATTCCCGAAGCCAATTAAGCTGGGTCGCAGTTCCCGCTGGCGACAGAGTGAAGTCGAAGACTGGCTACTGCAACGTATTGCGGACTCACGAAGCGGTTGA
- a CDS encoding restriction endonuclease — translation MDNNNDVYLSALQSLKEDDLSQRVIKPLFESMGCYRVDFHGGAYEGGKDIIAYTKAPLGDHISVVQTKKIGDGKATGDKNIIGNLIFQLQQCYLKDIPLHNGKTKKPDSVILATPYKVGSRLLAEIHGHLNGMKNEVKLLDGPYLLE, via the coding sequence ATGGATAATAACAATGATGTTTATTTGAGTGCATTGCAATCGTTGAAGGAAGATGATTTATCACAGCGAGTAATTAAACCGCTTTTTGAATCAATGGGATGTTATCGTGTTGATTTTCATGGCGGTGCATATGAAGGTGGTAAAGACATTATTGCCTACACAAAAGCTCCTTTAGGTGACCATATTAGTGTTGTTCAAACTAAAAAAATAGGTGATGGTAAAGCGACTGGTGATAAAAATATTATTGGGAATCTTATATTTCAATTGCAACAGTGTTATTTAAAAGACATTCCATTGCACAATGGTAAAACTAAAAAGCCTGATAGCGTAATTTTAGCAACGCCATATAAAGTAGGTTCGCGGTTATTAGCAGAAATACACGGTCATCTGAATGGGATGAAAAATGAAGTCAAATTACTTGATGGACCCTATCTACTAGAGTAA
- a CDS encoding NACHT domain-containing NTPase, whose translation MGLERKILVQDTFQLQNIELMKALNMDYSIEKINCYNDLAFFMGSIDSHHLLKSQIKISPSKMSLNREGWDILKRKYLVDLERYLGFTPLLDEIQSVELNFEMQLKKHLEENNKKHYEKIKAARFEISLLENTLASIRSELNTFRNQSDNFEGDEVVRNVMGVWWPIISGASKTQDYISIFYEYNDLLKQYSEVKKTPTAYKINFSDYLSTLASLSTQVEYLKELESQYIQYPLYEYQFNASGIESWLRSHCDFYAEGVCKINDGKFEGNKEYLKAFLSSTQKVLIVLEILQELSVETNSVVNFTSSTVVMKDGISISPFTLFDTGHDIAVYGGAGAGKTTTLQMYVEDIIDKGLNNVIYLPLNRLINKKSVYFSVEAESAFSYKQILSLILLSKNIDDTDDSMNDMEIALRDTDSLRLVIDGLDEAYNKVPFILDSINEFKDKYPFIQLIVSSRDCVSFISKINFLGVTLLPFTTEQLYHFIKSWFAEDVEEAQGLIMDIDCGDLKEIVKTPLLATLLCILKKRGIDTPSTEMEIFTRRLKLLCGEYDNYKTIKRSRSDSMQLEKAAMKLAYHLHSRNKRSDSIESMVTYLAYDNTFGYPEDVCLLLVEELINPCNILHLDPLTKNYSFGHLRFQEHLAALELKENRGRDILPLLNKDWWSGTLCLYAQACDFSGLIEDYYRYYGEVNSALKIFKEMVSHRPLRARSNLLLLIQQYERTERLEGYTVEEEDYFDDSWRYPPV comes from the coding sequence ATGGGTTTAGAGCGCAAGATTTTGGTTCAAGATACTTTTCAGTTACAAAATATTGAGTTAATGAAAGCACTCAATATGGATTACTCAATTGAGAAAATAAATTGTTATAATGACTTAGCTTTTTTTATGGGCAGTATTGATAGTCATCACCTACTTAAATCGCAAATAAAAATATCACCATCCAAAATGTCTCTTAATCGGGAAGGGTGGGACATACTTAAGAGAAAATATTTAGTAGATTTGGAACGATATCTTGGATTCACGCCATTACTTGATGAAATACAGAGTGTTGAACTGAATTTTGAAATGCAATTGAAAAAGCACCTTGAAGAAAACAATAAAAAGCATTACGAGAAGATAAAAGCAGCAAGATTCGAAATTTCATTACTTGAAAACACCCTGGCCAGTATTAGGTCAGAGCTTAACACTTTTAGAAATCAAAGTGATAATTTCGAAGGTGATGAGGTCGTCAGAAATGTAATGGGTGTTTGGTGGCCTATCATTAGTGGTGCAAGTAAAACACAAGATTATATAAGCATATTCTATGAATACAATGATTTGTTGAAACAATACTCAGAGGTGAAAAAAACACCTACTGCATATAAAATCAATTTTTCAGATTATTTGTCAACTCTTGCATCGCTCTCCACTCAAGTTGAATATCTAAAAGAATTGGAGTCTCAATACATTCAATATCCCCTTTATGAATATCAGTTTAATGCATCGGGTATTGAAAGTTGGTTGCGCTCTCATTGTGATTTTTATGCCGAAGGTGTTTGTAAAATCAATGATGGAAAATTTGAGGGGAATAAAGAATATCTTAAAGCTTTTTTATCAAGCACTCAAAAAGTTCTTATTGTATTAGAAATACTTCAGGAACTATCTGTAGAAACGAATAGTGTTGTTAATTTCACTTCTTCAACGGTAGTGATGAAGGATGGGATTTCTATTTCGCCATTTACTCTTTTTGATACAGGCCATGACATAGCTGTTTATGGTGGAGCTGGCGCGGGTAAAACAACAACGCTGCAAATGTATGTTGAAGATATAATAGATAAAGGTTTAAATAACGTAATATATCTCCCTTTGAATAGGCTAATAAATAAAAAGAGCGTTTACTTTTCTGTAGAAGCAGAGTCTGCATTTAGTTATAAACAAATACTGTCGTTAATTTTACTTTCAAAAAACATTGATGATACTGACGATAGTATGAATGATATGGAAATTGCGCTACGTGATACAGACTCATTGAGACTGGTTATAGATGGGTTGGACGAGGCATACAATAAAGTTCCGTTTATTTTGGATTCTATAAACGAATTTAAAGATAAGTACCCCTTCATTCAATTGATAGTTTCTAGTAGGGATTGTGTCAGTTTCATTTCAAAAATAAATTTCTTAGGTGTTACGTTACTACCATTCACTACCGAGCAATTGTATCATTTTATAAAATCATGGTTTGCTGAAGATGTTGAAGAAGCACAAGGCCTTATCATGGATATTGATTGTGGTGATTTGAAAGAAATAGTTAAAACTCCATTGTTAGCAACTTTACTTTGTATATTGAAAAAAAGAGGAATAGATACCCCTTCAACGGAGATGGAAATATTCACTAGAAGGCTTAAGCTTCTTTGTGGTGAATATGATAATTATAAGACTATTAAACGTAGTCGTTCGGACAGCATGCAGCTTGAAAAGGCCGCTATGAAACTGGCATATCATTTGCATAGTAGAAATAAAAGATCTGATAGTATTGAATCAATGGTGACATATTTGGCATATGATAATACTTTTGGGTATCCAGAGGATGTTTGCTTGTTGCTAGTCGAAGAGTTAATTAATCCATGCAACATACTACATTTAGATCCTTTAACTAAAAATTATTCGTTTGGTCATTTGCGCTTTCAGGAACATCTTGCTGCATTAGAACTAAAAGAAAATCGTGGAAGAGATATATTGCCTCTTCTTAATAAGGATTGGTGGAGCGGTACTTTATGCTTATATGCACAAGCCTGTGATTTTAGCGGGCTAATTGAAGATTATTATAGATATTATGGAGAGGTTAACTCCGCATTAAAGATCTTTAAAGAAATGGTATCGCATAGGCCGCTTAGGGCTCGCTCTAACCTTCTGTTATTAATACAGCAATATGAACGAACAGAGCGACTTGAAGGGTATACAGTTGAGGAGGAAGATTATTTTGATGACTCCTGGCGCTATCCTCCTGTGTAA
- a CDS encoding bifunctional 2-polyprenyl-6-hydroxyphenol methylase/3-demethylubiquinol 3-O-methyltransferase UbiG translates to MTLHYYQNHAQDFFDGTVNVNMTPLYEAFTRHLAPGARVLDAGCGSGRDAKAFHEMGYQVDAFDASSAMVELARQHTGLPVQLMSFSEIDGKAQYDGIWCCASLLHVPSSELPAVMQKLADALKPGGVWYVSFKYGSGERVQGERRFTDLDEEGLRRLLKAVSGMEIASLWATQDNRPDRNETWLNGILIKYASL, encoded by the coding sequence ATGACACTTCACTACTATCAAAACCACGCACAGGATTTTTTCGATGGCACTGTAAATGTCAATATGACCCCGCTTTACGAGGCTTTCACCCGACATCTGGCTCCTGGTGCCCGAGTTCTGGATGCAGGCTGCGGTTCAGGCCGTGATGCAAAAGCGTTTCATGAGATGGGTTATCAGGTTGATGCTTTTGATGCCTCTTCCGCTATGGTGGAGCTGGCACGGCAACATACCGGGCTACCCGTGCAGCTGATGAGCTTTTCAGAGATCGACGGTAAAGCGCAATACGATGGGATTTGGTGTTGCGCCTCTTTATTGCATGTCCCCTCTTCTGAGCTACCTGCAGTGATGCAGAAACTTGCGGATGCGCTTAAGCCTGGCGGCGTTTGGTACGTGTCGTTTAAGTATGGGAGTGGGGAGCGCGTGCAGGGAGAAAGACGGTTTACGGATCTGGATGAAGAGGGATTGCGGAGGTTGCTGAAGGCTGTTTCGGGGATGGAGATCGCTTCGCTGTGGGCGACTCAGGATAACCGCCCGGACAGGAATGAGACATGGCTGAATGGGATATTAATTAAATATGCCTCTTTATGA